The Shewanella sp. NFH-SH190041 genome has a window encoding:
- the hxpB gene encoding hexitol phosphatase HxpB — MFWWRFSGIINANPTLFIRNNTLSANLSAVIFDMDGVLIDSEPYWREAELEVFGQLGLPITLEQTYQTTGLRIDQVVAFWYAQIPWPNYDNHATSQAIIAGVIERIHRHGHAMAHVTEALAACRRAKLKIGLATASSSDIIATVMAKLNIGDYFDAISSAESLSRGKPHPEVYLNCAAMLDIVPERCLAVEDSFNGLIAARAASMHTLVIPAPAERHQSKWAAAHHQGESLAALAALLPG; from the coding sequence ATGTTTTGGTGGCGATTTAGTGGCATTATCAATGCCAACCCTACTTTATTTATCAGGAACAATACTTTGTCAGCCAATCTCAGTGCCGTTATCTTTGATATGGACGGTGTACTTATTGATTCAGAACCTTATTGGCGGGAAGCAGAGCTGGAGGTGTTCGGCCAGTTGGGGCTCCCCATTACACTGGAGCAAACCTATCAAACCACAGGGTTGAGAATCGATCAGGTCGTTGCTTTCTGGTATGCCCAAATACCCTGGCCTAACTATGATAACCACGCCACCAGTCAGGCGATTATTGCCGGGGTGATTGAGCGGATCCACCGCCATGGTCATGCTATGGCACATGTGACTGAGGCGCTGGCCGCTTGCCGCCGGGCAAAACTAAAAATCGGTCTGGCTACTGCATCTTCCAGCGATATCATTGCGACTGTTATGGCTAAACTGAATATTGGCGATTACTTTGACGCTATCAGCAGTGCCGAATCCCTGTCGCGAGGAAAACCCCACCCTGAGGTGTATCTTAACTGCGCAGCCATGCTGGATATTGTCCCGGAGCGGTGTCTGGCGGTAGAAGATTCATTTAATGGTTTAATTGCGGCGCGAGCTGCCAGTATGCACACCTTAGTGATCCCAGCACCTGCCGAGCGCCATCAATCTAAATGGGCCGCCGCTCACCACCAAGGTGAATCCCTCGCCGCGCTAGCCGCGCTGTTACCCGGTTAA
- a CDS encoding M13 family metallopeptidase, whose translation MKKVSHIALGIALGLGLAGCSTSESGNRETSAVSQSKAISGIESQYFDPAVRHQDDFYYSVNGKWLANTPIPADRSNYGTFTALYDQSQQALKKIIEQAAAQANKAEGSTEQKIGDFYQSYMDTDLVNKLGITPLKPLLADIANAKTHQDIAAVMGKLLINGSSIPFGFYVNNDAKNSSQYAVYFVQSGLTLPDRDYYIKNEPKFEQSRAALSRYVTELMTAAGYDGASRAARSVEVIETTIAHHQWSRTESRDANKSYNKMSIAAFDRLAGKFDYPAFAKAVGLAGKTEDLIVRQPSYVEAIGKKFGNFPVRMWQDYLAFHLVDSYAELLSQNFVDLHFAFHGKTLMGIEQQKPRWKQAVDAADGVIGELVGEIYVAEYFKPEAKARMEQMIKNLIKGFEVSINELEWMTPATKQAAQEKLAKFTYKIGYPDKWKDYSGLEIRADQLVGNYERYAKFEYRDMINKLGKPIDRSEWHMTPQTVNAYFNPVNNEIVFPAAILQPPFFNMEADDAVNYGGIGAVIGHEISHGFDDQGAKYDGDGNLRNWWSAQDKQEFQKRANQLAAQYSQYEALPGKFVNGEMTLGENIGDLGGLTVALRAYEMSLNGKPSPVIDGLTGEQRLFMGWSQIWRRNYRDEEMGRRLLTDVHSPSHFRAMGTPRNIPEFYEVFQVKEGDKMYLPPEQRVKIW comes from the coding sequence ATGAAGAAAGTAAGTCATATCGCATTGGGCATCGCCCTAGGTTTGGGGCTAGCAGGTTGCTCAACCTCCGAATCAGGTAATCGTGAAACCAGTGCAGTCAGTCAGTCTAAGGCTATTTCTGGTATTGAAAGCCAATATTTTGATCCTGCCGTGCGGCATCAGGATGATTTCTATTACAGCGTAAATGGTAAATGGCTGGCCAATACGCCGATCCCGGCTGATCGCTCCAACTATGGCACCTTTACCGCGCTCTATGATCAAAGCCAGCAGGCACTGAAAAAAATTATTGAACAGGCTGCCGCTCAAGCAAATAAAGCGGAGGGCAGTACTGAGCAGAAGATTGGTGATTTTTATCAAAGCTATATGGATACCGATCTGGTCAATAAGTTGGGCATTACACCACTTAAACCATTGCTGGCGGATATCGCTAATGCGAAAACCCATCAGGATATTGCAGCGGTTATGGGCAAGCTGCTGATTAACGGCAGTAGCATTCCGTTTGGTTTTTATGTCAACAATGACGCGAAAAACTCCAGCCAGTATGCCGTTTACTTTGTCCAGTCTGGTTTAACCTTGCCAGATCGGGATTATTACATTAAAAATGAACCAAAATTTGAGCAGAGCCGCGCGGCACTGAGTCGGTACGTGACTGAGCTGATGACAGCTGCGGGTTATGATGGTGCCAGTCGTGCCGCCCGCAGTGTTGAAGTGATTGAAACCACCATAGCGCATCATCAGTGGAGCCGGACTGAGTCCCGAGATGCCAACAAGAGCTACAACAAGATGAGCATTGCGGCTTTTGATCGGTTAGCGGGTAAGTTTGATTATCCGGCATTTGCCAAAGCTGTGGGTCTTGCTGGTAAAACTGAAGACCTCATTGTCCGTCAACCATCTTATGTGGAAGCTATCGGTAAGAAGTTTGGTAATTTCCCGGTACGTATGTGGCAGGATTATTTAGCATTCCATCTGGTGGACAGTTACGCTGAACTGCTGAGTCAAAACTTTGTGGATCTGCATTTTGCCTTCCATGGTAAAACGCTTATGGGGATTGAGCAGCAAAAGCCTCGCTGGAAGCAAGCCGTGGATGCTGCTGATGGCGTGATAGGTGAGCTGGTCGGCGAGATTTATGTCGCCGAGTACTTCAAACCGGAAGCCAAGGCACGCATGGAGCAGATGATCAAAAATCTGATCAAAGGGTTTGAAGTCAGTATCAATGAGCTTGAGTGGATGACTCCGGCAACTAAGCAAGCCGCTCAAGAAAAACTGGCTAAATTTACCTATAAAATTGGCTATCCGGATAAATGGAAAGATTACAGTGGGCTGGAGATCCGAGCCGATCAGCTGGTGGGTAACTATGAGCGGTATGCCAAGTTTGAATATCGGGACATGATCAACAAGCTGGGTAAGCCAATTGATCGCAGTGAATGGCATATGACGCCTCAGACAGTCAATGCCTACTTTAATCCGGTGAATAATGAGATTGTGTTCCCTGCCGCCATTCTACAACCGCCATTTTTCAATATGGAGGCTGATGATGCGGTGAACTACGGGGGGATCGGCGCTGTGATTGGCCATGAGATCAGTCATGGGTTTGACGATCAAGGGGCGAAATATGATGGTGATGGCAATTTGCGTAATTGGTGGTCCGCACAGGATAAACAGGAGTTCCAAAAGCGAGCCAACCAATTAGCAGCCCAGTACAGTCAGTATGAAGCCTTACCCGGGAAGTTTGTTAATGGCGAAATGACCCTAGGGGAAAATATCGGTGATTTAGGTGGCTTAACGGTTGCGTTGCGGGCTTATGAAATGAGCCTTAATGGTAAGCCTAGCCCGGTCATTGATGGATTGACTGGTGAGCAGCGCCTATTTATGGGCTGGTCGCAGATATGGCGCCGAAATTACCGGGATGAAGAGATGGGTCGTCGTCTGCTGACCGACGTGCATTCGCCTAGCCATTTCCGCGCCATGGGGACGCCTCGTAATATTCCCGAGTTTTATGAGGTCTTCCAGGTGAAAGAGGGCGATAAGATGTATCTGCCGCCGGAGCAGCGCGTCAAAATTTGGTAA